Proteins co-encoded in one Girardinichthys multiradiatus isolate DD_20200921_A chromosome 11, DD_fGirMul_XY1, whole genome shotgun sequence genomic window:
- the LOC124876279 gene encoding uncharacterized protein LOC124876279: protein MASWCAFFLLCCVLSCAEFAPMSRFVQKNKYNNLFSLTRSTRIHVQHLLKKYKEQQMGNIHFEDRSRHLRDLPLLSTDFNSWLQLSDSDRLHRAFTDIQTYWGMLERKRKQLEKEQNVQRMATSLLQSIKHIQLDLRDLMSQVSSQMKVVRSSWVRPTPAAALQNPQRSSRTVWESRVEGYIILRDLDLYLTKLARDFLLLASKTHL, encoded by the exons ATGGCCAGTTGGTGTGCTTTTTTCCTCCTTTGCTGCGTACTAAGCTGTGCAGAATTTGCTCCTATGTCCCGTTTTgtccagaaaaataaatacaacaatttATTTAGTCTCACAAGATCCACTCGGATCCACGTGCAGCACCTACTGAAGAAATAC aaGGAGCAGCAGATGGGAAACATACATTTCGAGGACCGAAGCCGCCACTTAAGGGATCTACCTTTGCTTTCCACAGACTTCAACAGCTGGCTTCAGTTGTCG GACTCGGACAGGCTACACAGAGCGTTCACGGACATCCAGACCTACTGGGGCATGCTGGAGAGGAAAAGGAAGCAACTGGAGAAGGAGCAGAACGTGCAGAGGATGGCAACCAGTTTGCTTCAGAGCATCAAGCACATTCAGCTGGACTTACGAGACCTGATGAGCCAAGTCAGCAGTCAG ATGAAAGTCGTTAGGAGCTCTTGGGTCAGGCCGACACCTGCTGCAGCCCTACAGAACCCGCAAAGAAGCTCCAGAACAGTGTGGGAAAGCAGAGTGGAGGGCTACATCATTCTCAGGGACCTAGACCTTTACCTCACAAAATTAGCTAGAGACTTTCTACTACTGGCCTCCAAAACACACTTGTGA
- the LOC124876278 gene encoding unconventional myosin-Ic-like isoform X2, with the protein MRYQGREVEEGRVRLVMESSLTARDRVGVQDFVLVENYNSEATFIENLRRRFRENLIYTYIGSVLVSVNPYKELEIYSKQQMERYRGVSFYEISPHIYAISDNTYRAMRTERRDQCILISGESGAGKTEASKKILLYYAITCPTKDHMVTLGERLLQSNPVLEAFGNAKTLRNDNSSRFGKYMDIQFDFKGATMGGHILNYLLEKSRVVHQNHGERNFHIFYQLLDGGEDDLLNTLNLVRNPHNYRYLVKGNCPRVSSISDKNNWKAVSKALDVIGFTSEEVQKLLNIIASVLHLGNTLFGEGEEGETYITTETQISNIAKLLGVDGSALKEALTHKKLTAKGEEMVSPLNFEQAVSARDALAEAVYGRTFNWLVEKINQSLALKAENYHNSKDASVIGLLDIYGFEVLQHNSFEQFCINYCNEKLQQLFIELTLRSEQEEYETEGIAWETVQYFDNKIICDLIEEKHKGIISILDEECLRPGETCDISLLEKLEDTVGGHPHFITHKLATGKTRRIMSREEFRLLHYAGEVNYNVNGFLDKNNDLLNRNLKEVMCQSENQILSHCFRREEVIDQKRPEMAASQFKNSLMKLMEILMSKEPSYVRCIKPNDAKQPGRFDEVLVRHQVKYLGLMENLRVRRAGFAYRRRFEAFLQRYKPLCPETWPNWNGKLADGVSALVNHLGYKAEEYKLGRSKIFIRFPKTLFTTEDALEAKKPEIVIVIQSGWRGMKARRRAKRRHEAAQLIRRFIKGFIYRHEEYCAENDYFVNHVRYSFLKNLRKNLPKNVLDKNWPTPPTLLVEASEHLQRLHMRNMVIKYCRRVQPEWKKQMMQKVVASEIFKDQKDSYPYSVGMLFLDSRLEREQISLKVHQTLGSEKVQYGVSVIKYDRRGFKPRPRQLLLTDTFAVLVDRTKIKQRMDYAALRGISVSSHCDGMVVLHMPCEDNKQKGDAVLHCSHVIELVTKLAMMASKTNYVNINLGSIRFAVSRTKEGIIDFIGGSELKVAKGKRGHMLVTTPQISTT; encoded by the exons GAAGTGGAAGAGGGACGAGTGCGCCTGGTGATGGAAAGCTCCCTGACTGCCCGGGACAGGGTCGGAGTGCAGGACTTTGTCCTGGTGGAAAACTACAATAGTGAAGCCACCTTCATAGAGAACCTGAGGAGACGTTTCAGAGAGAACCTCATCTAT ACATATATTGGCTCGGTGCTGGTGTCAGTGAACCCTTACAAGGAGCTGGAGATTTACtccaagcagcagatggagcgTTACAGAGGGGTCAGCTTCTATGAAATATCTCCTCACAT TTATGCCATATCAGACAACACGTACCGGGCCATGCGCACTGAGAGGAGGGATCAGTGTATTCTTATATCAGGTGAGAGTGGAGCAGGTAAAACAGAGGCCTCCAAAAAGATCCTCCTCTACTACGCCATCACCTGCCCCACTAAAGATCACATGGTGACCCTTGGTGAGCGTCTCCTGCAGTCCAACCCTGTTCTGGAG GCTTTCGGTAATGCTAAAACACTAAGAAATGACAATTCCAGCCGCTTTGGAAAATACATGGATATCCAGTTTGACTTCaaa GGTGCAACAATGGGTGGTCACATCCTGAATTACCTGCTAGAGAAATCTCGGGTGGTGCACCAGAACCACGGAGAAAGAAACTTTCACATCTTCTATCAGCTCCTTGATGGAGGGGAAGATGACCTGCTCAACACACTGAACCTAGTCAGGAACCCTCACAACTACCGCTACCTGGTTAAA GGAAACTGTCCCCGAGTGAGCTCTATAAGTGACAAGAATAATTGGAAAGCTGTGAGCAAGGCCCTGGACGTAATCGGCTTCACCTCAGAAGAAGTGCAG AAACTGCTGAACATCATTGCCAGTGTCCTCCATCTGGGCAACACGCTCTTTGGGGAAGGGGAGGAAGGAGAAACTTATATCACCACTGAGACCCAGATCTCAAACATCGCAAAG CTGCTGGGTGTTGATGGCTCAGCCCTGAAGGAGGCCCTCACTCACAAGAAACTCACAGCCAAAGGAGAGGAG ATGGTCAGCCCGCTAAATTTTGAACAGGCAGTCTCTGCCCGTGATGCTTTGGCCGAGGCTGTGTATGGCCGGACTTTCAATTGGTTGGTGGAGAAGATCAATCAGTCACTTGCTCTAAAG GCAGAAAACTACCACAACAGCAAAGATGCCTCGGTCATAGGGCTTCTTGATATCTACGGATTTGAGGTCCTGCAGCACAACAG TTTTGAGCAGTTCTGTATCAACTACTGCAACGAGAAGCTTCAGCAGCTCTTCATCGAGCTCACTCTCAGATCTGAGCAGGAGGAGTATGAGACAGAAGGAATTGCT TGGGAGACAGTGCAGTACTTTGACAACAAGATCATTTGTGACCTGATAGAGGAGAAGCACAAAGGCATAATCTCCATTCTG GATGAGGAGTGCCTGAGACCAGGAGAGACTTGTGATATTTCCTTATTGGAGAAGCTGGAGGACACAGTGGGCGGCCATCCCCATTTTATCAC GCACAAGTTAGCGACTGGAAAAACTCGCAGGATTATGAGCAGGGAGGAGTTCAGGCTGTTACACTACGCGGGAGAGGTCAACTATAATGTCAATG GCTTCCTGGACAAGAACAACGACTTGCTGAACAGGAATCTAAAAGAG GTCATGTGCCAGTCAGAAAACCAGATCCTAAGTCACTGCTTCCGCAGAGAGGAGGTGATCGACCAAAAACGTCCAGAGATG GCTGCTTCCCAGTTTAAAAACAGCCTGATGAAGCTAATGGAGATCCTCATGTCTAAAGAGCCATCCTACGTGCGCTGTATCAAACCTAATGATGCCAAACAGCCAG GTCGTTTTGATGAAGTTCTGGTGAGACATCAGGTGAAGTACCTGGGTCTGATGGAGAACCTAAGAGTCCGGCGAGCTGGCTTTGCCTATCGCCGTCGCTTTGAAGCGTTTTTGCAGAG gtaCAAGCCTCTGTGTCCTGAGACATGGCCCAACTGGAACGGAAAACTGGCTGACGGGGTTTCTGCTCTGGTAAACCACCTGGGCTACAAAGCAGAGGAGTATAAACTGGGCAG ATCAAAAATCTTCATCCGTTTCCCAAAAACTCTGTTCACTACTGAGGATGCACTAGAGGCAAAAAAGCCAGAGATCG TTATCGTGATCCAGTCTGGGTGGCGAGGGATGAAAGCACGCAGGAGGGCTAAAAGGCGTCACGAAGCTGCTCAGTTAATACGCAG GTTCATTAAGGGCTTCATCTATCGTCATGAGGAGTACTGTGCTGAGAATGACTATTTCGTGAATCATGTACGCTACTCCTTCCTGAAAAATCTGAGGAAAAACCTACCCAAAAACGTTTTGGACAAGAACTGGCCGACACCTCCAACATTGCTTGTTGAG GCCTCAGAGCATCTCCAAAGGCTTCACATGCGGAACATGGTCATCAAGTACTGCAGGAGGGTTCAACCTgaatggaagaagcag ATGATGCAAAAGGTTGTAGCCAGTGAGATCTTCAAGGATCAGAAAGACAGCTATCCTTACAGTGTTGGGATGCTGTTTTTGGATTCCAGGCTAG AACGAGAACAAATCAGCCTCAAAGTCCACCAGACTCTCGGGAGTGAAAAAGTGCAG TATGGAGTCTCTGTGATAAAGTATGACAGGAGGGGGTTCAAGCCTCGTCCCCGTCAGCTGCTTCTCACTGACACCTTTGCAGTGCTGGTGGACAGGACCAAGATCAAACAGAGGATGGACTACGCCGCTCTGAGAG gGATCTCTGTGAGCTCTCACTGTGATGGAATGGTTGTTCTGCACATGCCATGCGAGGATAACAAGCAGAAG GGTGACGCGGTGCTGCACTGCAGCCATGTGATTGAGCTGGTGACCAAACTGGCCATGATGGCCAGCAAGACCAATTATGTCAACATCAACCTTGGCAG CATTCGGTTTGCTGTGTCCCGGACCAAAGAGGGAATAATTGATTTCATCGGGGGCTCAGAGCTGAAGGTCGCCAAAGGCAAAAGAGGACATATGCTAGTG ACTACCCCTCAGATCAGTACCACATGA
- the LOC124876278 gene encoding unconventional myosin-Ic-like isoform X1: MRYQGREVEEGRVRLVMESSLTARDRVGVQDFVLVENYNSEATFIENLRRRFRENLIYTYIGSVLVSVNPYKELEIYSKQQMERYRGVSFYEISPHIYAISDNTYRAMRTERRDQCILISGESGAGKTEASKKILLYYAITCPTKDHMVTLGERLLQSNPVLEAFGNAKTLRNDNSSRFGKYMDIQFDFKGATMGGHILNYLLEKSRVVHQNHGERNFHIFYQLLDGGEDDLLNTLNLVRNPHNYRYLVKGNCPRVSSISDKNNWKAVSKALDVIGFTSEEVQKLLNIIASVLHLGNTLFGEGEEGETYITTETQISNIAKLLGVDGSALKEALTHKKLTAKGEEMVSPLNFEQAVSARDALAEAVYGRTFNWLVEKINQSLALKAENYHNSKDASVIGLLDIYGFEVLQHNSFEQFCINYCNEKLQQLFIELTLRSEQEEYETEGIAWETVQYFDNKIICDLIEEKHKGIISILDEECLRPGETCDISLLEKLEDTVGGHPHFITHKLATGKTRRIMSREEFRLLHYAGEVNYNVNGFLDKNNDLLNRNLKEVMCQSENQILSHCFRREEVIDQKRPEMAASQFKNSLMKLMEILMSKEPSYVRCIKPNDAKQPGRFDEVLVRHQVKYLGLMENLRVRRAGFAYRRRFEAFLQRYKPLCPETWPNWNGKLADGVSALVNHLGYKAEEYKLGRSKIFIRFPKTLFTTEDALEAKKPEIAVTLQTSWRGYRERAKYQRIRHAVIVIQSGWRGMKARRRAKRRHEAAQLIRRFIKGFIYRHEEYCAENDYFVNHVRYSFLKNLRKNLPKNVLDKNWPTPPTLLVEASEHLQRLHMRNMVIKYCRRVQPEWKKQMMQKVVASEIFKDQKDSYPYSVGMLFLDSRLEREQISLKVHQTLGSEKVQYGVSVIKYDRRGFKPRPRQLLLTDTFAVLVDRTKIKQRMDYAALRGISVSSHCDGMVVLHMPCEDNKQKGDAVLHCSHVIELVTKLAMMASKTNYVNINLGSIRFAVSRTKEGIIDFIGGSELKVAKGKRGHMLVTTPQISTT, encoded by the exons GAAGTGGAAGAGGGACGAGTGCGCCTGGTGATGGAAAGCTCCCTGACTGCCCGGGACAGGGTCGGAGTGCAGGACTTTGTCCTGGTGGAAAACTACAATAGTGAAGCCACCTTCATAGAGAACCTGAGGAGACGTTTCAGAGAGAACCTCATCTAT ACATATATTGGCTCGGTGCTGGTGTCAGTGAACCCTTACAAGGAGCTGGAGATTTACtccaagcagcagatggagcgTTACAGAGGGGTCAGCTTCTATGAAATATCTCCTCACAT TTATGCCATATCAGACAACACGTACCGGGCCATGCGCACTGAGAGGAGGGATCAGTGTATTCTTATATCAGGTGAGAGTGGAGCAGGTAAAACAGAGGCCTCCAAAAAGATCCTCCTCTACTACGCCATCACCTGCCCCACTAAAGATCACATGGTGACCCTTGGTGAGCGTCTCCTGCAGTCCAACCCTGTTCTGGAG GCTTTCGGTAATGCTAAAACACTAAGAAATGACAATTCCAGCCGCTTTGGAAAATACATGGATATCCAGTTTGACTTCaaa GGTGCAACAATGGGTGGTCACATCCTGAATTACCTGCTAGAGAAATCTCGGGTGGTGCACCAGAACCACGGAGAAAGAAACTTTCACATCTTCTATCAGCTCCTTGATGGAGGGGAAGATGACCTGCTCAACACACTGAACCTAGTCAGGAACCCTCACAACTACCGCTACCTGGTTAAA GGAAACTGTCCCCGAGTGAGCTCTATAAGTGACAAGAATAATTGGAAAGCTGTGAGCAAGGCCCTGGACGTAATCGGCTTCACCTCAGAAGAAGTGCAG AAACTGCTGAACATCATTGCCAGTGTCCTCCATCTGGGCAACACGCTCTTTGGGGAAGGGGAGGAAGGAGAAACTTATATCACCACTGAGACCCAGATCTCAAACATCGCAAAG CTGCTGGGTGTTGATGGCTCAGCCCTGAAGGAGGCCCTCACTCACAAGAAACTCACAGCCAAAGGAGAGGAG ATGGTCAGCCCGCTAAATTTTGAACAGGCAGTCTCTGCCCGTGATGCTTTGGCCGAGGCTGTGTATGGCCGGACTTTCAATTGGTTGGTGGAGAAGATCAATCAGTCACTTGCTCTAAAG GCAGAAAACTACCACAACAGCAAAGATGCCTCGGTCATAGGGCTTCTTGATATCTACGGATTTGAGGTCCTGCAGCACAACAG TTTTGAGCAGTTCTGTATCAACTACTGCAACGAGAAGCTTCAGCAGCTCTTCATCGAGCTCACTCTCAGATCTGAGCAGGAGGAGTATGAGACAGAAGGAATTGCT TGGGAGACAGTGCAGTACTTTGACAACAAGATCATTTGTGACCTGATAGAGGAGAAGCACAAAGGCATAATCTCCATTCTG GATGAGGAGTGCCTGAGACCAGGAGAGACTTGTGATATTTCCTTATTGGAGAAGCTGGAGGACACAGTGGGCGGCCATCCCCATTTTATCAC GCACAAGTTAGCGACTGGAAAAACTCGCAGGATTATGAGCAGGGAGGAGTTCAGGCTGTTACACTACGCGGGAGAGGTCAACTATAATGTCAATG GCTTCCTGGACAAGAACAACGACTTGCTGAACAGGAATCTAAAAGAG GTCATGTGCCAGTCAGAAAACCAGATCCTAAGTCACTGCTTCCGCAGAGAGGAGGTGATCGACCAAAAACGTCCAGAGATG GCTGCTTCCCAGTTTAAAAACAGCCTGATGAAGCTAATGGAGATCCTCATGTCTAAAGAGCCATCCTACGTGCGCTGTATCAAACCTAATGATGCCAAACAGCCAG GTCGTTTTGATGAAGTTCTGGTGAGACATCAGGTGAAGTACCTGGGTCTGATGGAGAACCTAAGAGTCCGGCGAGCTGGCTTTGCCTATCGCCGTCGCTTTGAAGCGTTTTTGCAGAG gtaCAAGCCTCTGTGTCCTGAGACATGGCCCAACTGGAACGGAAAACTGGCTGACGGGGTTTCTGCTCTGGTAAACCACCTGGGCTACAAAGCAGAGGAGTATAAACTGGGCAG ATCAAAAATCTTCATCCGTTTCCCAAAAACTCTGTTCACTACTGAGGATGCACTAGAGGCAAAAAAGCCAGAGATCG CTGTGACCCTGCAGACATCTTGGAGAGGCTACAGAGAGAGAGCTAAGTATCAACGCATCAGACATGCAG TTATCGTGATCCAGTCTGGGTGGCGAGGGATGAAAGCACGCAGGAGGGCTAAAAGGCGTCACGAAGCTGCTCAGTTAATACGCAG GTTCATTAAGGGCTTCATCTATCGTCATGAGGAGTACTGTGCTGAGAATGACTATTTCGTGAATCATGTACGCTACTCCTTCCTGAAAAATCTGAGGAAAAACCTACCCAAAAACGTTTTGGACAAGAACTGGCCGACACCTCCAACATTGCTTGTTGAG GCCTCAGAGCATCTCCAAAGGCTTCACATGCGGAACATGGTCATCAAGTACTGCAGGAGGGTTCAACCTgaatggaagaagcag ATGATGCAAAAGGTTGTAGCCAGTGAGATCTTCAAGGATCAGAAAGACAGCTATCCTTACAGTGTTGGGATGCTGTTTTTGGATTCCAGGCTAG AACGAGAACAAATCAGCCTCAAAGTCCACCAGACTCTCGGGAGTGAAAAAGTGCAG TATGGAGTCTCTGTGATAAAGTATGACAGGAGGGGGTTCAAGCCTCGTCCCCGTCAGCTGCTTCTCACTGACACCTTTGCAGTGCTGGTGGACAGGACCAAGATCAAACAGAGGATGGACTACGCCGCTCTGAGAG gGATCTCTGTGAGCTCTCACTGTGATGGAATGGTTGTTCTGCACATGCCATGCGAGGATAACAAGCAGAAG GGTGACGCGGTGCTGCACTGCAGCCATGTGATTGAGCTGGTGACCAAACTGGCCATGATGGCCAGCAAGACCAATTATGTCAACATCAACCTTGGCAG CATTCGGTTTGCTGTGTCCCGGACCAAAGAGGGAATAATTGATTTCATCGGGGGCTCAGAGCTGAAGGTCGCCAAAGGCAAAAGAGGACATATGCTAGTG ACTACCCCTCAGATCAGTACCACATGA